In Sulfurirhabdus autotrophica, one DNA window encodes the following:
- a CDS encoding esterase/lipase family protein — MKQIVIVWIVFLLVNLTGCVSIPSDPALLTFDQSRLPPADISLNIPGLGPCTDNPDRTLHLNSDQPVTVLVHGCFASTGRFRALAEVMAFHGQQSACFTYDDRDSLMLSSAQLATALDKLSGQMRNKQVTVVGHSQGALIARKALVADRPDALRNKELKLRLVTISGPFSGIAAAEQCGSPSPLVRVLTLGLVQPLCKIVSGDKWFEITSASDFIRQPGELLGQVQSYLKIDTDERGTCRQFNNAGICIEHDYVFSLDEQFYKPVDEAKVVKNVEVKAGHVEIVGDQRVAPLKLIAVLQQNGILNQTEAKRSAAFNQLLTKLYLADYANPSQNGESGYCKACAYPD; from the coding sequence GTCCAGATTGCCTCCCGCTGATATCAGTTTGAATATTCCGGGGCTGGGTCCTTGCACAGATAACCCGGATCGAACTTTACACCTTAATTCAGACCAGCCTGTTACCGTGCTAGTGCATGGCTGTTTTGCTTCTACGGGACGTTTTCGTGCTCTGGCAGAAGTGATGGCGTTTCACGGTCAGCAATCAGCCTGCTTTACTTATGATGATCGTGACAGCTTAATGTTGAGTTCTGCCCAACTGGCTACGGCGCTCGATAAGCTGTCTGGACAGATGCGTAATAAACAGGTTACCGTTGTCGGGCATAGTCAGGGGGCTTTGATCGCCCGGAAAGCATTGGTTGCAGACCGACCTGATGCGCTTCGGAATAAAGAATTGAAACTAAGGCTGGTGACTATTTCAGGCCCTTTTTCCGGGATTGCTGCTGCGGAACAGTGCGGGTCTCCATCTCCATTGGTTCGAGTGCTGACTTTAGGGTTGGTTCAACCTCTTTGCAAGATAGTCAGCGGCGATAAATGGTTTGAAATCACTTCCGCTTCCGACTTTATCCGCCAGCCGGGTGAGTTGCTTGGCCAAGTACAGTCTTATCTTAAAATTGATACGGACGAACGGGGTACTTGCCGTCAATTTAATAATGCCGGTATTTGCATTGAGCATGATTATGTATTCAGTCTGGATGAGCAGTTTTACAAGCCCGTCGATGAGGCAAAAGTAGTCAAAAACGTGGAAGTAAAAGCGGGGCATGTTGAAATTGTCGGTGATCAACGGGTTGCTCCGCTCAAGCTCATTGCGGTCTTGCAACAAAATGGGATTTTGAATCAGACAGAAGCAAAGCGCAGTGCTGCATTTAACCAGCTTCTGACTAAACTATACCTGGCTGATTATGCAAATCCTTCGCAGAATGGTGAGTCTGGATATTGTAAAGCGTGCGCTTATCCAGACTAA
- a CDS encoding protein-methionine-sulfoxide reductase heme-binding subunit MsrQ, with protein sequence MKFFPALKALVFLACLIPLARLGWFGYTSQLGANPIELITRSTGTWTLVFLMITLGVTPLRKLTGWSWLIKLRRMLGLYAFFYVCLHFTTYIWLDQFFDPQTIYKDIIKRPFITVGFAAFLLLIPLAVTSTNKMVKRLGGKRWQQLHRLVYIIATFGVIHYWWLVKKDITQPVIYAIVLSVLLGYRALVWLRKTKSANLSSSHSKPMLKPSQQNS encoded by the coding sequence ATGAAATTTTTTCCTGCATTAAAAGCCCTGGTCTTTCTTGCCTGTCTCATCCCTCTCGCACGGCTTGGGTGGTTCGGCTATACCAGTCAACTCGGCGCCAATCCCATTGAGCTCATCACCCGGTCTACTGGCACATGGACTCTGGTGTTTTTAATGATCACGCTGGGTGTCACCCCCTTGCGAAAATTGACGGGTTGGTCGTGGCTTATCAAGCTACGTCGCATGCTGGGTTTGTATGCGTTTTTCTATGTGTGCCTGCATTTCACCACGTATATCTGGCTGGATCAGTTTTTTGACCCGCAAACGATTTACAAAGATATTATTAAACGGCCTTTTATCACGGTCGGATTTGCTGCATTTCTGCTGCTTATACCCCTGGCAGTCACCTCAACCAATAAAATGGTCAAACGGCTGGGTGGAAAACGCTGGCAACAGCTTCACCGATTGGTATATATCATTGCTACCTTTGGTGTCATCCATTACTGGTGGCTGGTTAAAAAAGACATCACACAACCAGTGATTTATGCGATCGTTTTGTCGGTTTTACTTGGGTATCGTGCCTTGGTATGGTTAAGAAAAACCAAAAGTGCAAATTTATCCAGCTCGCACAGCAAACCTATGCTGAAGCCTTCTCAACAGAACTCTTAA